From the Telopea speciosissima isolate NSW1024214 ecotype Mountain lineage chromosome 9, Tspe_v1, whole genome shotgun sequence genome, the window TTCAAATTTGAGAAATACCAGTATGGTTGTTCCGACTTTAAACCTGCTTCGATTTCCTGTGTTATGACGAGAGAATCCGCTATTCAAGtggaggaaatggagaagaaatggaataattttcAGAGACCGGATTCGTTCGGTCGGTTTGGTAAGTTTGGAGGGAAATACGTCCCGGAAACCCTTATGCATGCTCTTGCGGAGCTCGAGTCGGCGTTCTTGTCACTTTCTGTGGATGAGGAATTCCAGGTTCGTTCATTCAATTGTAATTTCCCGTTTGTGAATTTCATTCTTTTCGCATTTTCGCTTTTCAAACGAATTTCATTGTGgttctttgttttaatttctattGCTCCCTTAATTCACTTGTAGAAAGAACTAGATGGAATTTTGAGGGACTATGTTGGGCGGGAAAGCCCTCTCTACTTTGCCGAGCGGCTCACAGAGGAATATAAACGTCCAAATGGTGAAGGGCCTCACATATACCTGAAGAGGGAAGATCTCAATCACACAGGGGCTCATAAAATCAACAATGCGGTCGCCCAAGCTCTGCTCGCCAAACGTTTGGGCAAAAAACGGATTATTGCTGAGACGGGTGCAGGTCAACATGGAGTTGCAACAGCTACTGTATGTGCTAGGTTTGGTTTGCAGTGCATTATCTACATGGGTGCTCAAGACATGGAGAGGCAAGCTCTTAATGTTTTCAGAATCAAGCTTCTTGGAGCTGAGGTTTGCTATCACCCTTAATCATTTAATGGTTTGAGTTTTTTAGTGTTTCTTCTTCAGTGTTTAGCTGTTTTTGGGTCTGGAATTTCAAATATTCTTGTGCATTCTATATCTTCTATGTTTCGGAGAAATCATTTATGATTGAACTAATCCCAAACACGAACCACCGAAtaagttgtttctttttttttttgttttttttgggagggagggggtgtgggggggggggtggggtggtgtgGTGTGGAAGGGGTGTTTTCAGATCAGCAGTATTTTGAGTGCTGCTTTGTGCAAAATCATCATTGCATAACAATGCTATTGCTTGGATGTGAATCTTTCCTAGCTTCCTCATGTAATGTCACTTGGATTTTGGATTAGTAATTATAACATCTCCTGCAAGCAGTGATAATTCAGTGCTTTTGAAAAGTCCATCTGTTATCCACCTACTGTTTGCTAAAGACTCTGATACATTTTTGACCATATTTTGACCATGTATGTATGGACATACAATGAAGTTATGTTATAGGGATGGTATTATTGTATGATTTTTAACCGAAGACTGCATCTGGTAATTGGAATTTCTTATTTCCATCAATAAATTATATCATTTAACCGAGGAACAGATAAGAATACTTTCCCAAATCAATAAGTTCTATTATTCTTTAAAATGCTTGAATTCTGGCATGGTGCTAAGAAAATTCTGTTCACTCTTGAAATTTTCTCAACACTAACAGTCTGTATACAGATTCACACTCATCATATATCTGGCAATCATAACCGGAGCAATATCGCAACTTGAATAAGGTGAATAACTGTTGTAGTAAGTCAATCCAAGTTACACTGATCCGAATAGATACTGTGTTGGCTAATGTGTTAACCTGAGCTGTATCAGTAAAGTTTATGATAGATACCCCACGAATGTCCTGGCTGTTACATTTTGGTATCTTCTTTTATAGGTAATTTTTTCACAAAACTACTACTTCTCAGTGCCATTATAATCTCTTGAACAATTTTTATGTCCTTTAGACTGTATGTTTAACCATGCTGGTACATTTTTCATTATTTGCTTCATAATTAATCTATTATTTTGGTTACAAATGAATTAAATCTGGTCATCATAGTCATAGTAGTTTTCTATGAGTCATCAATTTGAATGATTTCACTCAGCACGGAAAGATTTTTGGGTTGCCCTTTTGAAACTAGAATATTTCAGTTGAAATTTGTTGAAATCTGGTTGAATGTGGTTACCTCCTTGCGGGTGCCTAACTGAATGTTCAATTACTTTGCTCAATCTGGGGGAGGAGATGTGAATTTAttgtctttttgttttaatgtgCAAGTTGATTGTTTATTCTCGTATACAGTTTCCACGTCTGTTCTtttatgtgtatatatatttatttatttatttatcttttttttttgctttttttttttttgttgtctaaTTAGGTTAGAGCTGTAAGTTCTGGGACTGCCACACTAAAGGATGCCACATCAGAGGCTATACGGGACTGGGTAACTAATGTTGAGTCTACCCATTACATTCTAGGTTCTGTTGCTGGGCCTCATCCATATCCTATGATGGTCAGAGATTTCCATGCGGTGATTGGTAAAGAAACGAGAAAACAGGCTATGGAGAAATGGGGTGGCATGCCTG encodes:
- the LOC122640838 gene encoding tryptophan synthase beta chain 1-like isoform X1, translated to MAISVSSSCRNPTSPYKSFSSSLYLPRIPFKFEKYQYGCSDFKPASISCVMTRESAIQVEEMEKKWNNFQRPDSFGRFGKFGGKYVPETLMHALAELESAFLSLSVDEEFQKELDGILRDYVGRESPLYFAERLTEEYKRPNGEGPHIYLKREDLNHTGAHKINNAVAQALLAKRLGKKRIIAETGAGQHGVATATVCARFGLQCIIYMGAQDMERQALNVFRIKLLGAEVRAVSSGTATLKDATSEAIRDWVTNVESTHYILGSVAGPHPYPMMVRDFHAVIGKETRKQAMEKWGGMPDVLVACVGGGSNAMGLFHEFVNDADVRLIGVEAAGFGLDSGRHAATLTKGDVGVLHGAMSYLLQDDDGQIVEPHSISAGLDYPGVGPEHSFLKDIGRAEYYSVTDEEALEAFKKVSRLEGIIPALETSHAFAYLEKLCPTLPNGSKVVLNCSGRGDKDVQTAIKYLKV
- the LOC122640838 gene encoding tryptophan synthase beta chain 2, chloroplastic-like isoform X2 → MAISVSSSCRNPTSPYKSFSSSLYLPRIPFKFEKYQYGCSDFKPASISCVMTRESAIQVEEMEKKWNNFQRPDSFGRFGKFGGKYVPETLMHALAELESAFLSLSVDEEFQKELDGILRDYVGRESPLYFAERLTEEYKRPNGEGPHIYLKREDLNHTGAHKINNAVAQALLAKRLGKKRIIAETGAGQHGVATATVCARFGLQCIIYMGAQDMERQALNVFRIKLLGAEVRAVSSGTATLKDATSEAIRDWVTNVESTHYILGSVAGPHPYPMMVRDFHAVIGKETRKQAMEKWGGMPDVLVACVGGGSNAMGLFHEFVNDADVRLIGVEAAGFGLDSGRHAATLTKGDVGVLHGAMSYLLQDDDGQIVEPHSISAGFQESISIGGHNTSFGDISCIRLFGEIMPNTAKWI